TGTCGGCGACATCGGCGGACAGATCGATATTGCCGACGTTGAGCGCTTCCAGCAGCGGCTGGCCGTTGGGGAATTCGTGCCAGCTGACGCTGATGTCCTGATCGGCCAGCGCCTTTTCCAGCGTGCCTTGGCTCTTCAGCAGGCTGATCAGCGTGGAGGATTTCTGGTAGCCGATGCGCAGTTGCTCGGCGGCCTCGGTGAGCGGAGCGACGAGCAGGCCGATAGCCAGGGAGGCGGCGATCAGTTTGCTGCGCTGGGAATGGGTCTTGGACATGGCGGCTCTCGATACGAACACGTGCCGGCCATGGATGCGGCGGATCACGCGTACTTCAGTGTTCAGGGAAAGAAGTCCGGTGATCCGGTAGGGGGAAGCTAAGCGATATAAAAAGGCGTTGTTAAATAATTTTTAGGAATTAGCTAAGGCCGGTTTGTCAGTCGGCGTGTAGCAGGTGGGCGGTAGAGCTCATAGGTTACGTTTTCGGCCGGGGGCGCGGGGCGGGTTATGCCGGGATTGACCTCATATTCCTTTTTGTTACTACAAAGTGAAAAATAATTCTTTTTAGGGATTAGTCTGCATTTCGTAGATTAGCCGCCAGCCGACAGCGGACCACCGCATCGGGCCCGATCAGGGGCTCTTATGCCAATCCGCCGAGACCTGCGCCAAGCACGCAGTCCTGCCGAGCCCCTGTGCAGTGCCAAACCCGAACAGCACACAGAGCACCTGGAGCATCGAGCATCATGAAAAAAACCACCCTGGCCTTGGCCATCGCCGCCAGCACCCTGAGCCAGGTGGCCTCTGCCGATTTCATCGGTGACAGCAAGGCCACCATCGACCTGCGCAACCTGTACTTCAACTCCGATAACCGTGAGAGTCAGAACTACTCCGGCCAGACTGAAGAGTGGGGCCAGGGCTTCATTCTCAACTTCCAGTCCGGTTTCACCGAAGGTACCGTCGGCTTTGGCGTCGACGCCATCGGCCTGCTCGGCGTGCGCCTGGACAGCGGCGGTCGCAATACCACCCCGGCCAAGGCTGGTCAGGACCGTACTCCGGGTCAGCTGTTCCCGCTGGACACCGACGGCTCGGCGGTCAGCGACTACAGCAAGGCCGGGGTGACTGCCAAGGCGCGCATCTCCAAGACCGAACTGCGTCTCGGCACCCTGCAGCCGAAGCTGCCGGTCGTGACCTTCAACGACGGTCGCCTGCTGCCGCAACTGTTCGAGGGCGGCCAGATCACCTCCAGCGAAATCGACGGTCTGACCCTGACTGCCGGCCAGCTGGAGCACGCCAAGGGCCGTAGCTCCACCGACTCCCGCGGCCTGTCCATTGGCGGTGCCAACAGCGGCGCGACCCGCCAGTTCGTCAATACCTTCTACTTCGCCGGTGGTGACTACAAGATCACCAAGGACCTGACCGCGCAGTACTACTACGGCAACCTGGAAGACTTCTACAAACAGCACTTCCTCGGCCTGGTGCACAACTACGCGCTCGGCGGCGGCAACCTTAAGAGCGACCTGCGCTACTTCTACAGCGATGCGGACGGCAAGAACGGCAGCGTGGCCGGACGTGCCGAAGGTTTCCGCAGCAGCGGCTACTGGAATCCGGGTGACAGCAAGGCCGGTGAAGTGGACAACCGCACCTGGAGCGCGCTGTTCACCTACTCCCACAGCGGCCACGAGCTGAACGCCGGCTACCAGCAGGTTTCGGGCAACAGCGCCTTCCCCTTCCTCAACCAGGGTGATGGCGCCACCGCCTACCTGATCACCGACCGCCAGATCGGCAAGTTCGCCAGCGCCGGCGAGCGTACCTGGCTGGCAGGCTATGGCTACGACTTCGGCAAGCTCGGTGTACCGGGTCTGAAGGCATCGGTGACCTACCTGTCCGGTGACCACATCGACAACGCCACCGGCGACAAGAAGGAGTGGGAGCGTGACTTCCGCCTGGATTACGTGCTGCAGGAAGGCGCCCTCAAAGGGCTCGGCTTTTCCTGGCGTAACGCCAGCCTGCGCAGCGAAGTGGCCAACGACACCGACGAGAACCGTCTGTACGTGACCTACAGCCTGCCGCTGCTTTAACCAACCCCCTGTTGCCATCTCCTGACCGGCCCGCCAACGGGCCGGAAGGCGCTTCCCCCGAAGGAGATGATCATGAAGAAGAACCTCTTGCGTACCGGCCTGGCGGCCCTGATTGCCGCCTGGCTGCCGGCCAGCGTGCACGCCGCACCACCGAAGGAAGTTCGCCTGGACTACGCCTACTACGCCCCCACCAGCCTGGTGCTCAAGCAGCAGGGCCT
The sequence above is drawn from the Pseudomonas sp. Z8(2022) genome and encodes:
- a CDS encoding OprD family porin, with the protein product MKKTTLALAIAASTLSQVASADFIGDSKATIDLRNLYFNSDNRESQNYSGQTEEWGQGFILNFQSGFTEGTVGFGVDAIGLLGVRLDSGGRNTTPAKAGQDRTPGQLFPLDTDGSAVSDYSKAGVTAKARISKTELRLGTLQPKLPVVTFNDGRLLPQLFEGGQITSSEIDGLTLTAGQLEHAKGRSSTDSRGLSIGGANSGATRQFVNTFYFAGGDYKITKDLTAQYYYGNLEDFYKQHFLGLVHNYALGGGNLKSDLRYFYSDADGKNGSVAGRAEGFRSSGYWNPGDSKAGEVDNRTWSALFTYSHSGHELNAGYQQVSGNSAFPFLNQGDGATAYLITDRQIGKFASAGERTWLAGYGYDFGKLGVPGLKASVTYLSGDHIDNATGDKKEWERDFRLDYVLQEGALKGLGFSWRNASLRSEVANDTDENRLYVTYSLPLL